From Scatophagus argus isolate fScaArg1 chromosome 10, fScaArg1.pri, whole genome shotgun sequence, a single genomic window includes:
- the lnpk gene encoding endoplasmic reticulum junction formation protein lunapark-B isoform X1 yields MGALISRWKTKPTTVEQLENLDKEIKELEEFRAKNQRLQKLWVGRLLLYSSILYLLTSLIVYCLYLPEQWLHRIAMALPFFIYPVLVWFIRKLLIFLFSKRTERNNDKLEDLKAAKKKILEEVMETETYKNAKLILERFDPEAKKKAELESTPVRPQMTPRPGQEIRQRGVAMRPMPMGTPVAMAMTPVGARPPVGPGVTPVEPVPLSAPGGPPERSALSGSVHQGAVPRTPCSPVPGVGLHPPGPPLARPILPKDRGTVDRVIEYLVGDGPQNRYALICQQCFSHNGMALKEEFEYLAFRCAYCYFLNPARKTRPQAPRLPEFSYERRLRAESRSPGPSPRSGTDTEESAPPSGAKAPAPWNLVHSFKIQQSPKNPQNRPLQSPDEKECGEDEGPTQEVECETQSEEQQQEEGEEMVQEEEVVETESQQSDSAPCETDSQPS; encoded by the exons ATGGGAGCCTTGATATCCAGATGGAAG ACAAAGCCAACCACTGTTGAGCAGCTGGAGAACCTCGACAAG GAGATTAAAGAGCTGGAGGAGTTTAGAGCCAAGAATCAACGTCTGCAAAAG ctgtggGTCGGCCGCCTGCTCCTCTACTCGTCGATCCTGTACCTGTTGACCTCTCTGATTGTGTACTGCCTCTACCTGCCTGAACAATGGCTGCACAGAATAGCGATGGCTCTGCCTTTCTTCATATACCCTGTGCT GGTGTGGTTCATCAGGAAGCTGTTGATCTTCCTTTTCTCAAAACGCACTGAGAGAAACA ATGATAAATTAGAAGATTTAAAGGCTGCCAAAAAAAAGATT ctggaggaggtgatggagacagagacgtacaaaaatgccaaactcaTCCTGGAACGTTTTGATCCTGAAGCTAAGAAGAAAGCT GAGCTGGAGTCGACTCCAGTTCGTCCTCAGATGACTCCCAGACCAGGACAAG agATTCGACAGAGAGGGGTGGCAATGAGACCCATGCCCATGGGAACCCCAGTTGCCATGGCAATGACTCCTGTGGGAGCACGGCCCCCAGTGGGACCAGGGGTCACACCTGTGG AACCTGTCCCTCTCTCAGCTCCAGGAGGACCGCCAGAGAGATCTGCTCTGTCTGGCTCtgtccaccagggggcagtaCCCAGGACACCGTGCTCCCCTGTACCAGGTGTAG GCCTGCACCCTCCAGGTCCTCCATTAGCAAGACCGATTCTGCCCAAAGACAGAGGAACTGTGGACCGAGTCATTGAGTACCTGGTAGGGGATGGACCACAGAACAG GTACGCCCTGATCTGCCAGCAGTGCTTTTCTCACAACGGCATGGCTCTGAAAGAGGAGTTTGAATATCTAG CATTTCGTTGTGCATATTGCTACTTCCTGAATCCGGCCAGGAAGACACGCCCTCAGGCTCCACGGCTTCCAGAGTTCAGCTATGAGAGGCGGCTGAGAGCAGAATCACGTTCCCCTGGACCGTCACCTCGTTCTGGGACTGACACGGAGGAAAGCGCGCCCCCTTCTGGAG CCAAGGCTCCAGCTCCGTGGAATTTGGTCCACAGTTTCAAGATCCAGCAGAGTCCAAAGAACCCTCAGAACCGACCTCTGCAGAGTCCAG atGAGAAAGAGTGCGGAGAAGATGAAGGACCCACTCAAGAAGTAGAGTGTGAGACCCAatcagaggagcagcagcaggaggagggagaagaaatggttcaggaggaggaagtggtggAAACAGAGAGTCAGCAGAGTGACAGCGCCCCCTGTGAGACAGACTCTCAGCCATCATAG
- the lnpk gene encoding endoplasmic reticulum junction formation protein lunapark-B isoform X3, protein MGALISRWKTKPTTVEQLENLDKEIKELEEFRAKNQRLQKLWVGRLLLYSSILYLLTSLIVYCLYLPEQWLHRIAMALPFFIYPVLVWFIRKLLIFLFSKRTERNNDKLEDLKAAKKKILEEVMETETYKNAKLILERFDPEAKKKAELESTPVRPQMTPRPGQEIRQRGVAMRPMPMGTPVAMAMTPVGARPPVGPGVTPVEPVPLSAPGGPPERSALSGSVHQGAVPRTPCSPVPGVGLHPPGPPLARPILPKDRGTVDRVIEYLVGDGPQNRYALICQQCFSHNGMALKEEFEYLAFRCAYCYFLNPARKTRPQAPRLPEFSYERRLRAESRSPGPSPRSGTDTEESAPPSGDEKECGEDEGPTQEVECETQSEEQQQEEGEEMVQEEEVVETESQQSDSAPCETDSQPS, encoded by the exons ATGGGAGCCTTGATATCCAGATGGAAG ACAAAGCCAACCACTGTTGAGCAGCTGGAGAACCTCGACAAG GAGATTAAAGAGCTGGAGGAGTTTAGAGCCAAGAATCAACGTCTGCAAAAG ctgtggGTCGGCCGCCTGCTCCTCTACTCGTCGATCCTGTACCTGTTGACCTCTCTGATTGTGTACTGCCTCTACCTGCCTGAACAATGGCTGCACAGAATAGCGATGGCTCTGCCTTTCTTCATATACCCTGTGCT GGTGTGGTTCATCAGGAAGCTGTTGATCTTCCTTTTCTCAAAACGCACTGAGAGAAACA ATGATAAATTAGAAGATTTAAAGGCTGCCAAAAAAAAGATT ctggaggaggtgatggagacagagacgtacaaaaatgccaaactcaTCCTGGAACGTTTTGATCCTGAAGCTAAGAAGAAAGCT GAGCTGGAGTCGACTCCAGTTCGTCCTCAGATGACTCCCAGACCAGGACAAG agATTCGACAGAGAGGGGTGGCAATGAGACCCATGCCCATGGGAACCCCAGTTGCCATGGCAATGACTCCTGTGGGAGCACGGCCCCCAGTGGGACCAGGGGTCACACCTGTGG AACCTGTCCCTCTCTCAGCTCCAGGAGGACCGCCAGAGAGATCTGCTCTGTCTGGCTCtgtccaccagggggcagtaCCCAGGACACCGTGCTCCCCTGTACCAGGTGTAG GCCTGCACCCTCCAGGTCCTCCATTAGCAAGACCGATTCTGCCCAAAGACAGAGGAACTGTGGACCGAGTCATTGAGTACCTGGTAGGGGATGGACCACAGAACAG GTACGCCCTGATCTGCCAGCAGTGCTTTTCTCACAACGGCATGGCTCTGAAAGAGGAGTTTGAATATCTAG CATTTCGTTGTGCATATTGCTACTTCCTGAATCCGGCCAGGAAGACACGCCCTCAGGCTCCACGGCTTCCAGAGTTCAGCTATGAGAGGCGGCTGAGAGCAGAATCACGTTCCCCTGGACCGTCACCTCGTTCTGGGACTGACACGGAGGAAAGCGCGCCCCCTTCTGGAG atGAGAAAGAGTGCGGAGAAGATGAAGGACCCACTCAAGAAGTAGAGTGTGAGACCCAatcagaggagcagcagcaggaggagggagaagaaatggttcaggaggaggaagtggtggAAACAGAGAGTCAGCAGAGTGACAGCGCCCCCTGTGAGACAGACTCTCAGCCATCATAG
- the lnpk gene encoding endoplasmic reticulum junction formation protein lunapark-B isoform X2, which yields MGALISRWKTKPTTVEQLENLDKEIKELEEFRAKNQRLQKLWVGRLLLYSSILYLLTSLIVYCLYLPEQWLHRIAMALPFFIYPVLVWFIRKLLIFLFSKRTERNNDKLEDLKAAKKKILEEVMETETYKNAKLILERFDPEAKKKAELESTPVRPQMTPRPGQEIRQRGVAMRPMPMGTPVAMAMTPVGARPPVGPGVTPVAPGGPPERSALSGSVHQGAVPRTPCSPVPGVGLHPPGPPLARPILPKDRGTVDRVIEYLVGDGPQNRYALICQQCFSHNGMALKEEFEYLAFRCAYCYFLNPARKTRPQAPRLPEFSYERRLRAESRSPGPSPRSGTDTEESAPPSGAKAPAPWNLVHSFKIQQSPKNPQNRPLQSPDEKECGEDEGPTQEVECETQSEEQQQEEGEEMVQEEEVVETESQQSDSAPCETDSQPS from the exons ATGGGAGCCTTGATATCCAGATGGAAG ACAAAGCCAACCACTGTTGAGCAGCTGGAGAACCTCGACAAG GAGATTAAAGAGCTGGAGGAGTTTAGAGCCAAGAATCAACGTCTGCAAAAG ctgtggGTCGGCCGCCTGCTCCTCTACTCGTCGATCCTGTACCTGTTGACCTCTCTGATTGTGTACTGCCTCTACCTGCCTGAACAATGGCTGCACAGAATAGCGATGGCTCTGCCTTTCTTCATATACCCTGTGCT GGTGTGGTTCATCAGGAAGCTGTTGATCTTCCTTTTCTCAAAACGCACTGAGAGAAACA ATGATAAATTAGAAGATTTAAAGGCTGCCAAAAAAAAGATT ctggaggaggtgatggagacagagacgtacaaaaatgccaaactcaTCCTGGAACGTTTTGATCCTGAAGCTAAGAAGAAAGCT GAGCTGGAGTCGACTCCAGTTCGTCCTCAGATGACTCCCAGACCAGGACAAG agATTCGACAGAGAGGGGTGGCAATGAGACCCATGCCCATGGGAACCCCAGTTGCCATGGCAATGACTCCTGTGGGAGCACGGCCCCCAGTGGGACCAGGGGTCACACCTGTGG CTCCAGGAGGACCGCCAGAGAGATCTGCTCTGTCTGGCTCtgtccaccagggggcagtaCCCAGGACACCGTGCTCCCCTGTACCAGGTGTAG GCCTGCACCCTCCAGGTCCTCCATTAGCAAGACCGATTCTGCCCAAAGACAGAGGAACTGTGGACCGAGTCATTGAGTACCTGGTAGGGGATGGACCACAGAACAG GTACGCCCTGATCTGCCAGCAGTGCTTTTCTCACAACGGCATGGCTCTGAAAGAGGAGTTTGAATATCTAG CATTTCGTTGTGCATATTGCTACTTCCTGAATCCGGCCAGGAAGACACGCCCTCAGGCTCCACGGCTTCCAGAGTTCAGCTATGAGAGGCGGCTGAGAGCAGAATCACGTTCCCCTGGACCGTCACCTCGTTCTGGGACTGACACGGAGGAAAGCGCGCCCCCTTCTGGAG CCAAGGCTCCAGCTCCGTGGAATTTGGTCCACAGTTTCAAGATCCAGCAGAGTCCAAAGAACCCTCAGAACCGACCTCTGCAGAGTCCAG atGAGAAAGAGTGCGGAGAAGATGAAGGACCCACTCAAGAAGTAGAGTGTGAGACCCAatcagaggagcagcagcaggaggagggagaagaaatggttcaggaggaggaagtggtggAAACAGAGAGTCAGCAGAGTGACAGCGCCCCCTGTGAGACAGACTCTCAGCCATCATAG